One stretch of Agelaius phoeniceus isolate bAgePho1 chromosome W unlocalized genomic scaffold, bAgePho1.hap1 SUPER_W_unloc_2, whole genome shotgun sequence DNA includes these proteins:
- the LOC143692607 gene encoding olfactory receptor 14A16-like: MSNSSSIRHFLLLALADTRQLQLLHFCLLLGISLAALLGNGLIISAVACGHHLHTPMFFFLLNLALADLGSICTTVPKAMHNSLWDTSNISYTGCAAQLFSFVFCATTEFCLLTIMCYDRYVSICKPLHYGTLLGSRACAHMAAAAWASAFLNALMHTANTFSLPLCHGNALGQFFCEIPQILKLSCSKSYLRELGLLAVGVCLGLGCFVFIVFSYVQIFRVVLRIPSEQGRHKAFSTCLPHLAVVSLFISTGTFYYLKPPSMSSPSLDLALSVLYSVVPPVLNPLIYSLRNQELKAAVWRLMTGCFQGH; this comes from the coding sequence atgtccaacagcagctccatcaggcacttcctgctgctggcattggcagacacgcggcagctgcagctcctgcacttctgcctcttgctgggcatctccctggctgccctcctgggcaacggcctcatcatcagcgccgtagcctgcggccaccacctgcacacgcccatgttcttcttcctgctcaacctggccctcgctgacctgggctccatctgcaccactgtccccaaagccatgcacaattccctctgggacaccagcaacatctcctacactggatgtgctgcacagctcttttcttttgttttctgcgCAACTACAGAGTTTtgcctcctgaccatcatgtgttacgaccgctacgtgtccatctgcaaacccctgcactacgggaccctcctgggcagcagagcttgtgcccacatggcagcagctgcctgggccagtgcctttctcaatgctctcatgcacacggccaatacattttccctgcccctgtgccatggcaatgccctgggccagttcttctgtgaaatcccacagatcctcaagctctcctgctcaaaatcctatctcagggaacttgggctacTTGCTGTTGGTGTCTGTTTAGGACTTGGTTGCTTTGTAtttattgttttctcctatgtgcagatcttcagggtcGTGCTGAGGattccctctgagcagggacggcacaaagccttttccacctgcctccctcacctggctgtggtctctctgTTCATCAGCACCGGTACATTTTACTACCTGAAGcctccctccatgtcctccccatccctggatctggccctgtcagttctgtactcggtggtgcctccagtcctgaaccccctcatctacagcctgaggaaccaggagctcaaggctgcagtgtggagactgatgactggatgctttcagggaCATTAA